One part of the Vitis riparia cultivar Riparia Gloire de Montpellier isolate 1030 chromosome 8, EGFV_Vit.rip_1.0, whole genome shotgun sequence genome encodes these proteins:
- the LOC117920360 gene encoding NADPH-dependent aldehyde reductase-like protein, chloroplastic, producing the protein MDDPVPTSSSLPLEGRVAIVTGASRGIGRAIAIHLRSLGARLVLNYASNSALADALASQLNSPDSSSSHPVAIAVQANVSDPDQVKMLFDRAQQEFGSIHILVNCAGVLDPKYPSLANTTVEDWDNTFSINTRGSFLVCREAANRLIRGGGGRIILITTSAVAALTPGYAAYAASKAAVETMTKILAKELKGTSVTANCVAPGPIATEMFFEGKSEELIKRLVDACPMGRLGEPKDVIQLVGFLATDAGEWINGQIIRINGGFAV; encoded by the coding sequence ATGGACGACCCAGTTCCAACCTCTTCTTCCCTTCCACTTGAGGGGCGGGTGGCCATCGTTACTGGCGCCTCACGCGGGATTGGACGAGCAATCGCCATCCACCTCCGGTCTCTTGGTGCCAGACTGGTGCTCAATTATGCATCCAACTCCGCCCTAGCTGACGCCCTTGCATCTCAGCTCAATTCCCccgattcttcttcttctcatcCTGTAGCTATTGCAGTCCAGGCCAATGTCTCCGACCCAGACCAAGTCAAGATGCTCTTTGATCGGGCACAACAGGAGTTCGGTTCAATCCATATCCTTGTCAACTGTGCTGGGGTTCTGGATCCTAAGTACCCATCTCTAGCCAACACCACTGTGGAGGACTGGGACAATACTTTCAGCATTAACACCAGGGGCTCATTTCTGGTATGTCGAGAGGCAGCCAATCGGTTGATCCGCGGGGGTGGAGGTAGAATCATATTAATAACTACATCCGCTGTTGCGGCACTCACACCTGGGTATGCAGCCTATGCAGCCTCCAAGGCGGCTGTGGAGACCATGACCAAGATCCTAGCTAAGGAGCTCAAGGGCACCAGCGTTACCGCCAATTGTGTTGCTCCGGGACCTATAGCCACCGAGATGTTCTTTGAGGGTAAAAGTGAAGAGCTGATAAAGAGATTGGTGGATGCATGTCCTATGGGTCGTCTTGGGGAGCCCAAGGATGTTATCCAGTTGGTGGGTTTCTTGGCTACTGATGCCGGAGAGTGGATCAACGGCCAGATCATTAGGATTAATGGTGGATTTGCTGTTTAA
- the LOC117920359 gene encoding pentatricopeptide repeat-containing protein At4g13650: MLMVGDIQVFMVASSISLRGSLSNSLFHHFPRNITHRSSCKYFNGNEGRFKSARFCSTAIWDALDESPVVQNGKGIDFLHLMEERGIRANVQTYLWLFEGCFKSGSLLDAKKLHARIFKSGFDGEDVLGSRLIDVYLAHGEVDNAIKLFDDIPSSNVSLWNKVISGLLAKKLASQVLGLFSLMITENVTPDESTFASVLRACSGGKAPFQVIEQIHAKIIHHGFGSSPLVCNPLIDLYSKNGHVDLAKLVFERLFLRDSVSWVAMISGLSQNGREDEAILLFCQMHKSAVIPTPYVFSSVLSACTKIELFKLGEQLHGFIVKWGLSSETFVCNALVTLHSRWGNLIAAEQIFSKMHRRDRISYNSLISGLAQRGFSDRALQLFEKMQLDCMKPDCVTVASLLSACASVGAGYKGKQLHSYVIKTGMSSDLIIEGSLLDLYVKCFDIETAHEYFLTTETENVVLWNVMLVAYGQLGNLSESYWIFLQMQIEGLMPNQYTYPSILRTCTSLGALDLGEQIHTQVIKSGFQFNVYVCSVLIDMYAKHGELDTARGILQRLREEDVVSWTAMIAGYTQHDLFAEALKLFQEMENQGIRSDNIGFSSAISACAGIQALNQGQQIHAQSYISGYSEDLSIGNALVSLYARCGRAQDAYLAFEKIDAKDNISWNALISGFAQSGHCEEALQVFSQMNQAGVEANLFTFGSAVSATANTANIKQGKQIHAMMIKTGHDSETEASNVLITLYSKCGSIEDAKREFFEMPEKNVVSWNAMITGYSQHGYGSEAVSLFEEMKQLGLMPNHVTFVGVLSACSHVGLVNEGLSYFRSMSKEHGLVPKPEHYVCVVDLLGRAALLCCAREFIEEMPIEPDAMIWRTLLSACTVHKNIEIGEFAARHLLELEPEDSATYVLLSNMYAVSGKWDYRDRTRQMMKDRGVKKEPGRSWIEVKNSIHAFFVGDRLHPLAEQIYEYIDDLNERAGEIGYVQDRYNLLNDVEQEQKDPTAYIHSEKLAVAFGLLSLTNTMPIRVIKNLRVCNDCHNWIKFVSKISNRAIVVRDAYRFHHFEGGVCSCKDYW; this comes from the exons ATGTTGATGGTAGGCGATATTCAAGTATTCATGGTCGCTAGCTCCATTTCTCTTCGTGGGTCCTTGTCAAATTCCTTGTTTCATCATTTCCCGCGTAACATCACACACCGGTCTTCTTGTAAG TACTTTAATGGGAATGAGGGTAGGTTCAAGTCGGCTCGTTTTTGCAGTACCGCGATTTGGGATGCTTTAGATGAATCTCCTGTGGTACAAAATGGAAAGGGGATTGATTTTCTTCATCTGATGGAAGAGCGTGGAATTCGTGCCAATGTTCAGACTTACCTTTGGCTCTTTGAAGGATGTTTCAAGTCTGGGTCTCTGTTAGATGCTAAGAAGCTTCACGCTAGGATCTTCAAGTCCGGGTTTGATGGAGAAGACGTTTTGGGGAGCCGACTGATTGATGTTTACCTGGCGCATGGGGAAGTGGATAATGCAATCAAGCTTTTCGATGATATACCCAGCTCAAATGTTTCTTTATGGAATAAAGTCATTTCTGGGCTTTTGGCCAAGAAGTTGGCTAGTCAAGTACTGGGTCTCTTTTCGCTAATGATAACAGAAAATGTGACTCCTGATGAATCCACATTTGCCAGTGTCTTGAGGGCTTGCAGTGGTGGTAAAGCTCCTTTCCAAGTCATTGAACAGATTCATGCTAAGATTATTCATCATGGTTTTGGTAGTAGCCCTCTTGTATGTAATCCCTTGATTGATTTGTATTCAAAGAATGGGCATGTAGATTTGGCTAAATTGGTCTTTGAAAGATTGTTTTTGAGGGATAGCGTTTCTTGGGTGGCTATGATCTCTGGTTTATCTCAAAATGGACGAGAAGACGAAGCCATTCTCCTATTCTGTCAGATGCATAAATCCGCTGTTATTCCTACTCCTTATGTCTTCTCTAGTGTTTTAAGTGCCTGCACCAAAATAGAGTTGTTCAAGCTGGGAGAGCAGCTTCATGGCTTCATTGTTAAGTGGGGGTTATCTTCTGAGACTTTTGTGTGCAATGCCCTTGTGACATTGCACTCCCGTTGGGGCAACTTGATAGCTGCTGAGCAAATTTTCAGCAAGATGCACCGCAGGGATAGAATTTCGTATAACTCACTTATATCAGGGCTAGCACAACGTGGATTCAGTGATAGAGCTCTTCAGTTGTTTGAGAAGATGCAGCTTGATTGCATGAAACCAGATTGTGTTACAGTTGCTAGTCTGTTGAGTGCTTGCGCCTCGGTTGGTGCTGGTTATAAGGGAAAACAACTTCATTCTTATGTGATAAAGACGGGAATGTCTTCAGATCTCATTATTGAAGGTTCTCTACTTGACCTTTATGTAAAATGCTTCGACATAGAAACTGCCCATGAATACTTCCTAACAACAGAGACTGAAAATGTGGTTCTATGGAATGTGATGCTAGTGGCTTATGGGCAGTTGGGTAATCTAAGTGAGTCGTATTGGATATTTTTGCAGATGCAGATTGAAGGACTGATGCCTAACCAATACACCTACCCAAGTATATTGAGAACTTGTACTTCTTTGGGTGCTCTGGATTTAGGAGAGCAGATCCATACACAAGTCATAAAAAGTGGCTTTCAGTTTAATGTGTATGTTTGTAGCGTGCTTATAGATATGTATGCTAAGCATGGAGAACTAGATACTGCCCGGGGAATTCTCCAAAGACTGAGGGAAGAAGAtgttgtttcttggacggctaTGATTGCAGGGTACACACAGCATGATTTGTTCGCCGAAGCTCTGAAACTTtttcaagaaatggaaaaccAGGGGATCCGATCTGATAACATAGGGTTTTCTAGTGCAATCAGCGCTTGTGCTGGTATTCAAGCATTAAATCAAGGACAGCAAATTCACGCTCAATCATATATTTCTGGTTACTCAGAAGATCTTTCAATTGGAAATGCACTAGTTAGTCTTTATGCTAGATGTGGTAGAGCACAAGATGCATACTTAGCATTTGAGAAAATTGATGCTAAAGATAATATATCATGGAATGCTCTTATATCAGGATTTGCACAGAGTGGGCACTGTGAGGAAGCACTGCAGGTCTTCTCTCAAATGAATCAAGCTGGAGTAGAAGCTAATTTGTTCACATTTGGCTCTGCAGTTAGCGCCACTGCCAATACAGCGAATATAAAGCAAGGGAAGCAGATTCATGCTATGATGATCAAAACAGGGCATGACTCAGAAACAGAGGCTTCCAATGTTTTAATCACATTATATTCCAAGTGTGGGAGCATTGAGGATGCGAAGAGAGAGTTCTTTGAAATGCCTGAGAAAAATGTGGTTTCATGGAATGCGATGATCACAGGCTATTCTCAACATGGATATGGTAGTGAAGCTGTAAGTCTTTTTGAGGAGATGAAACAGCTTGGTTTGATGCCAAACCATGTCACCTTTGTGGGGGTTTTATCAGCCTGTAGCCATGTGGGTTTGGTCAATGAGGGGCTCAGCTACTTCAGGTCCATGAGCAAAGAGCATGGCCTAGTCCCAAAACCAGAACATTATGTTTGTGTTGTGGATCTTCTTGGACGGGCTGCTCTTTTGTGCTGTGCAAGAGAATTCATAGAGGAGATGCCAATTGAACCGGATGCTATGATTTGGAGAACACTTTTAAGTGCTTGTACGGTTCATAAGAACATTGAGATTGGAGAGTTTGCTGCACGTCATCTTCTAGAATTGGAGCCTGAAGATTCAGCAACTTACGTGTTGCTGTCAAATATGTACGCAGTGTCTGGTAAATGGGATTATAGGGATCGAACAAGGCAAATGATGAAAGACAGAGGTGTAAAAAAAGAGCCTGGTCGCAGCTGGATCGAGGTTAAAAACTCAATTCATGCCTTCTTTGTGGGTGATAGACTCCACCCTCTAGCAGAACAGATATATGAGTATATAGATGACCTGAATGAACGGGCAGGTGAAATTGGTTATGTGCAAGACCGGTACAACCTTTTGAATGATGTGGAGCAGGAGCAGAAGGACCCAACCGCATATATTCACAGCGAAAAACTAGCTGTTGCTTTTGGACTCCTCAGCTTGACTAATACAATGCCAATACGTGTGATTAAGAATCTTCGGGTCTGTAATGATTGTCATAACTGGATTAAGTTTGTATCAAAGATTTCAAATCGAGCTATTGTAGTACGAGATGCATACCGGTTTCATCATTTTGAAGGGGGTGTTTGTTCCTGTAAAGATTACTGGTAA